In the Candidatus Nitrospira nitrosa genome, one interval contains:
- a CDS encoding B12-binding domain-containing radical SAM protein, with protein MTPQRVLLVIPPLTQLNTPYPSITYLTGFLQSQGIQAEQADLGIEMVLRLFSADGLRSVFKQLHHNRNALPKEALRMMQAEHRYVELIEPVIRFLQGQSSDLAGRLMQPGVLPQGPRFRGRRTFPRSVSVTDRAKQWATFFLEDLADLVQATITPHFGLSRYAEHIGRSASSFDQIAASLAEPQSLIDEWVLDLFWNHFQRTQPTLLGLSIPFPGNLYGAFLIAQSIKRQCPDLPIIIGGGYVNTELRRVTDPRVFDYVDFITLDNGERPILSLIEHLSGLRQRGALCRTLYREHNRVMYADDPSLTDFSMDDIGCPTYRGLPLDRYLTILDSTNPMHRLWSEGHWNKLTVAHGCYWKQCTFCDVGLNYISRYEMTPTERLIRQIEQLMAETGCRGFHFVDEAAPPAALKSLALGLLERRITIRWWGNIRFEPAFSPDLCRLLAASGCIAVTAGLEAASDRLLDEMKKGITVDQTALVAAGFRKADILIHAYLMYGCPSETMQETIDSLERIRQLIAADLIQSAFWHRFTVTAHSPVGLDPAAHGLRILGPKFQGFAENDLEHNDRTGNTPNWIGEGLRRSLLNYLERRGLDLDVRFWFDEKVPRPTVSSRWLTGLLKKQRIDEGTARERRLVWLGGTVTSEPVGKRSRLILRGPQHDQILMLPTSQAQWLTQLISNATPQQPAQTYPHIHDIGKGFPGTASSYNRFVTSLTWKQIRATGLVFV; from the coding sequence TGACCGGATTTCTGCAGTCCCAGGGGATCCAGGCAGAACAGGCTGACCTTGGTATTGAAATGGTGCTCCGTCTTTTCAGTGCTGACGGGCTACGATCCGTGTTCAAACAACTGCATCACAACAGGAACGCCTTACCAAAAGAAGCCCTCCGCATGATGCAGGCCGAGCATCGGTACGTGGAACTGATCGAACCGGTTATTAGGTTTTTGCAAGGCCAGAGTTCCGACCTCGCCGGTCGCTTGATGCAGCCTGGGGTTCTACCTCAAGGGCCACGGTTTCGTGGTCGGCGAACATTCCCTCGGTCGGTGTCAGTCACCGACCGAGCTAAACAGTGGGCCACGTTCTTTCTTGAAGATCTCGCCGATCTCGTGCAAGCCACCATCACTCCGCACTTCGGTTTGAGTCGGTATGCCGAGCATATTGGGCGCAGCGCCTCATCGTTCGATCAAATCGCCGCGTCGCTGGCGGAGCCGCAGAGCCTGATAGATGAGTGGGTACTGGATCTCTTCTGGAATCACTTCCAACGGACTCAGCCGACGCTCCTCGGCCTATCTATCCCTTTTCCAGGCAATCTGTATGGCGCATTCCTCATCGCGCAATCGATCAAAAGGCAGTGTCCGGACCTTCCTATCATCATTGGTGGTGGCTACGTGAACACTGAGCTTCGTCGAGTGACTGATCCCCGAGTGTTCGACTATGTGGACTTCATCACGCTGGACAATGGAGAACGGCCGATCTTGTCTTTGATTGAACATCTCTCAGGACTGCGTCAGCGCGGAGCGTTGTGCCGAACGCTGTATCGCGAACACAATCGTGTCATGTATGCAGATGATCCCTCTCTCACTGATTTCTCCATGGATGACATCGGGTGTCCGACCTACCGGGGATTGCCACTAGATCGCTATCTGACCATTCTCGATAGTACGAACCCCATGCATCGCCTGTGGTCGGAGGGTCATTGGAACAAACTCACCGTGGCACATGGGTGTTATTGGAAACAATGCACATTTTGCGACGTGGGGTTGAACTACATCAGTCGCTACGAAATGACGCCGACTGAACGGCTCATTCGGCAGATCGAGCAGCTCATGGCCGAAACAGGGTGCCGCGGCTTTCACTTCGTGGATGAGGCAGCCCCACCCGCGGCATTGAAATCATTAGCGTTGGGACTCTTGGAACGACGAATCACAATCCGCTGGTGGGGCAATATCCGGTTTGAACCAGCCTTCTCGCCCGACCTCTGCCGACTCCTGGCCGCATCCGGTTGTATCGCCGTGACGGCCGGACTCGAAGCCGCTTCGGACCGCCTGCTGGACGAAATGAAGAAAGGGATTACCGTCGATCAGACTGCACTGGTTGCCGCAGGATTTAGAAAAGCCGATATCCTGATCCACGCCTATCTGATGTATGGCTGTCCATCAGAAACCATGCAGGAAACCATCGACTCTCTTGAGCGTATCCGGCAACTCATCGCAGCCGACCTGATTCAATCGGCCTTTTGGCACCGCTTCACGGTGACCGCGCACAGCCCGGTCGGTCTGGATCCCGCCGCACATGGTCTCCGGATTCTTGGACCCAAGTTCCAGGGTTTTGCAGAAAACGATCTTGAGCACAATGATCGTACTGGAAATACCCCGAACTGGATCGGGGAAGGACTTCGACGCTCGCTCCTCAACTACCTCGAACGGCGTGGACTCGATCTCGATGTCCGTTTTTGGTTCGATGAAAAGGTTCCGCGTCCTACGGTCTCTTCCAGATGGCTCACAGGCCTGCTCAAGAAACAACGTATCGATGAGGGAACCGCAAGAGAAAGGCGGCTGGTTTGGTTGGGAGGGACCGTGACCAGTGAGCCCGTCGGGAAGCGTTCACGACTCATCCTCCGAGGGCCTCAGCATGATCAGATCCTCATGCTCCCGACTTCCCAAGCCCAATGGCTGACACAATTAATCTCGAATGCGACCCCACAACAGCCAGCTCAGACTTATCCACACATCCACGACATAGGTAAGGGGTTTCCTGGAACAGCATCAAGCTACAACCGATTTGTCACTTCTCTGACCTGGAAACAGATCAGAGCTACCGGATTGGTGTTCGTCTAG
- a CDS encoding tyrosine-type recombinase/integrase, producing the protein MGLTKRHDSYYVEFPVIESADGKSLALASGVPGARWKRWKVGCLNKTVAKEMEATIRTRLLLGHEKTEQAKPILFKEWAKAYLELETVKGLRSFAGRSHSINTHLIPFFGHRILSEIRPEDIEAFRSQRKKPNGKRASTQTINHDHIALKHCLNVAIKRGLLQANPASRVTIPNPQNERDRVLTEEEWGRLHQAAKPHLRPVLLTAYQLGQRFGEIVSLTWDRVDLRRGFITLRSQDTKTKTGRRVPMTADVRSTLQRLAKIRRLTNNHVFTYKGRPLQRISRSFRTALRDAGITDFRFHDLRHCASTNLRRAGVDTATAMKIVGHKSEKMWKRYNSIEEKDLTDAAVKVQKYLDVNTLITPSDMAVEGHSSK; encoded by the coding sequence ATGGGACTCACTAAGCGGCACGATAGTTACTATGTGGAATTTCCGGTGATCGAAAGTGCGGACGGAAAATCATTGGCTCTCGCGAGTGGTGTACCCGGTGCCCGTTGGAAACGCTGGAAGGTGGGGTGTCTCAATAAGACTGTTGCCAAGGAGATGGAAGCCACCATCAGGACACGACTCCTCCTCGGCCACGAGAAGACCGAACAAGCCAAGCCGATCCTCTTTAAAGAATGGGCGAAGGCGTACCTGGAGCTGGAAACCGTTAAGGGCCTCCGTTCGTTCGCGGGCCGATCCCATAGCATCAACACCCATCTCATACCCTTCTTCGGTCATCGGATCCTCTCTGAGATCCGACCGGAAGACATAGAAGCCTTCCGCAGCCAAAGAAAGAAGCCAAACGGAAAAAGGGCCAGCACTCAGACCATCAACCATGATCACATCGCCCTGAAGCATTGCTTGAACGTAGCGATCAAGCGAGGACTGCTCCAGGCTAACCCTGCTTCACGGGTAACCATACCCAACCCCCAGAACGAACGGGATCGGGTGCTCACGGAAGAAGAATGGGGCCGATTACATCAGGCCGCGAAGCCACACCTCCGCCCGGTGCTTTTGACGGCCTATCAACTCGGCCAACGGTTCGGGGAGATTGTGTCTCTCACCTGGGACCGTGTTGATCTCCGTCGGGGATTCATCACCCTTCGAAGTCAAGACACCAAGACCAAAACCGGACGGCGTGTTCCCATGACCGCAGACGTTCGATCAACCCTCCAACGCTTGGCCAAAATTCGCCGTCTGACGAACAACCACGTGTTCACCTACAAGGGCCGACCGCTTCAACGTATTAGCCGGTCCTTCAGGACCGCGTTGAGAGACGCCGGAATCACTGACTTTAGATTCCATGATCTCCGTCATTGTGCATCGACAAACCTACGACGCGCCGGTGTTGATACAGCAACCGCGATGAAGATCGTGGGGCACAAGTCTGAGAAGATGTGGAAGCGATACAACTCAATCGAAGAGAAAGACTTGACGGATGCTGCTGTGAAGGTGCAAAAGTACCTTGACGTTAACACCCTAATAACACCAAGCGACATGGCCGTTGAGGGTCATTCCTCCAAGTAG
- a CDS encoding pentapeptide repeat-containing protein has product MDSDSSRTKLRISKDPMYLLLREGCIKEFNVKKAAGDKCDLRGCDLRGLDLRGLDADGLDFSDCYFRQSDLRGVDLSKANLDGASINACKISGVLFPAELSAPEIELSLLHGTRMRLRSK; this is encoded by the coding sequence ATGGACTCGGATTCCTCGCGCACCAAGCTCCGGATTTCCAAAGACCCGATGTACTTGCTGCTCCGGGAAGGGTGCATCAAGGAATTCAATGTTAAGAAGGCTGCGGGAGACAAATGCGATCTCCGAGGATGCGACCTACGAGGGCTTGATCTTCGTGGACTGGATGCCGATGGGCTGGACTTCAGCGATTGCTATTTCCGACAATCCGACCTGCGCGGCGTGGACTTAAGTAAGGCCAATTTGGACGGCGCCAGCATCAACGCGTGCAAGATTTCAGGCGTCCTCTTTCCAGCAGAACTCAGCGCTCCAGAGATTGAGCTTTCTCTCCTCCATGGAACCCGCATGCGACTCAGATCGAAGTAG
- a CDS encoding helix-turn-helix domain-containing protein, producing the protein MNNLLTMDEAAKYLGISKLTLYGWVSARKLGYVKIGRLVKFKQAQLDAWIDQHTITPRRDSHGTH; encoded by the coding sequence ATGAATAACCTTTTGACAATGGATGAGGCCGCGAAGTATTTAGGCATATCCAAATTGACTCTGTACGGATGGGTCTCCGCCAGAAAACTTGGGTATGTCAAAATCGGGCGGCTGGTAAAGTTCAAGCAGGCTCAGCTGGACGCCTGGATCGATCAACACACGATCACACCACGGAGAGACAGCCATGGGACTCACTAA
- a CDS encoding class I SAM-dependent methyltransferase: MQYNPDTGGKFKIVMNTYRVFGFWETLKEIILYLLSQKPHDDFDKKYGVVTSGVTESSDAGIADETARSLAVGYVPTREVVIRHILNNTTKGLDLNAYSFVDLGCGKGRTLIVAAQLPFKEVIGVELSPLHCDVAETNVERYLSDGMQQLLCRNIRVCCVNAADFVFPNTNLLIYMYRPFLGPVFKHVAENLRRFQAASGHRVLIAYSCPVEELMLEEYAGFIKRTEYQVISMDYSWSFWECHAEEPSELALTEYR; the protein is encoded by the coding sequence ATGCAGTACAACCCTGACACCGGGGGCAAGTTCAAGATCGTGATGAATACGTATCGAGTCTTCGGATTCTGGGAGACGCTCAAGGAGATTATTCTGTATCTCTTGAGCCAAAAACCTCACGATGACTTCGATAAAAAATATGGGGTCGTGACGTCCGGTGTCACGGAGTCGTCCGATGCCGGTATCGCAGATGAGACGGCCCGGAGCCTGGCGGTAGGCTATGTCCCAACGAGAGAGGTTGTCATTCGGCATATTTTGAACAACACGACGAAGGGGCTCGATCTCAATGCCTATTCGTTTGTAGACCTGGGCTGTGGGAAAGGTCGCACCCTGATTGTGGCGGCTCAACTCCCTTTTAAAGAAGTGATCGGGGTGGAGCTGTCTCCATTGCATTGTGATGTGGCGGAAACCAACGTGGAGCGGTATTTGTCCGATGGAATGCAGCAGCTGCTCTGCAGAAATATTCGGGTATGTTGTGTCAATGCGGCGGATTTCGTGTTTCCGAACACGAACCTTCTCATTTACATGTACCGGCCATTTCTGGGGCCAGTATTCAAGCACGTCGCTGAGAATCTGCGTCGCTTCCAAGCGGCCAGCGGACATCGTGTCCTTATTGCCTATTCGTGCCCAGTAGAGGAATTGATGCTCGAGGAATACGCGGGGTTCATCAAACGAACCGAGTATCAAGTGATCTCCATGGACTATTCTTGGAGCTTCTGGGAGTGTCACGCAGAAGAACCCTCGGAACTTGCTCTAACTGAGTACCGTTGA
- a CDS encoding DUF748 domain-containing protein — protein MRRLLRPRVVIGTLVGLIACYTLVGFVLLPYLIKSYVVPTVSEQIKHPIVLREAGFNPFVLSLRLSGLEVQEPSGTPMLGFEELFVNLSAASLFLQKVAFDEIHLTMPYVAARVNSEGKLNLRSLVPPVDEKAQPSPQPAGEPKKLMPVQIDLLDIGKGIIEYRDDSKPRPVVIDIVPFGIVLRNFSTVQVEGSENAHAFTAEIGKNGKISWGGNIFLEPVESDGQLNISGIRLKVLYQAVQEQFQFDVNEGVLGLSASYHFDLRGQAPQATVKNGKVSIDDLALVERGGIDPVVTVPVFHVEGIQLDLQQQTVEVAKVHSADARFDAWMAPNGVLNYQTLFSPVGGEGKTEPPSPVKATSEKPAKPWAITVDEIGLKNYSASYEDRTLPKPAHVDVDRMNLTVKDVQIPFKKPLPVDLSLKLNETGAIGVKGTVTVEPLKADANLKLEHIEIHPFQPYLDQFLNAEVRDGAVDLDGAVHFSKAHDNGPMLQFQGNLGVSQLAIGERNILTDAVTWKALNLNRVALDVEPTAVKIEEIVWQEPNAQIVIGSDGKLNLSRFAASSPPTEQAPPQKEPGGEKSQGKPAEPVPVRIDQIKLVRLAATFEDQSIEPKVKFGLTDFGGTIKGLSSKQIKKADVNLAGKVGRTAPFKIIGKINPLSEDAFTDLVITLAGMDLRPGGPYSGKYVGYGLSKGKLSLDLKYKVSEKILEAENLVHVDQLTFGEKTNSPDATSLPVPLVVGLLKDRKGQIEIDMPIRGNLNDPDFKYGKVVISTLLNLLTKVVASPFSLMGKLVPGGGENEDGLQFIEFHPGSTSLTDDDMKKLEALETALEERAGLRLDVKGTFDTTVDRAALQAMKLQDQLFEMSGKPRRMTGSEGDTLSPKDEQRLLEKLYAKLPPPDPATTSTVSAQPTTEEMKQRVAAAIVISDAELEALARQRAEVVRNVLLESGRLTEERVVLLDPGAAESGHEKVRTQLALAAGS, from the coding sequence ATGCGTCGGTTGCTCCGTCCACGTGTGGTTATCGGCACGTTAGTTGGTCTCATTGCGTGTTATACCCTCGTTGGATTCGTGCTGCTTCCCTATCTCATTAAGTCATACGTCGTCCCCACCGTCTCGGAGCAAATCAAGCATCCTATTGTGCTTCGGGAGGCTGGTTTCAATCCTTTTGTGCTGTCACTTCGTCTCAGTGGGTTGGAAGTACAGGAGCCGAGCGGGACGCCGATGCTCGGATTCGAGGAATTGTTCGTGAATCTGAGTGCAGCCTCGCTGTTCTTACAAAAGGTGGCGTTCGATGAGATTCATCTCACGATGCCGTACGTGGCAGCCAGGGTCAATTCGGAGGGCAAGCTGAATCTGAGGTCGCTGGTTCCACCCGTGGATGAAAAGGCCCAACCATCTCCTCAACCGGCCGGTGAACCCAAGAAACTGATGCCGGTGCAGATTGATCTGTTGGATATCGGGAAAGGAATTATTGAGTACCGAGATGATTCGAAGCCGAGGCCGGTGGTGATCGATATCGTGCCGTTCGGGATCGTGCTACGAAACTTCAGCACGGTTCAGGTCGAGGGAAGTGAGAATGCCCATGCCTTTACGGCGGAGATCGGGAAAAATGGAAAGATTTCTTGGGGGGGGAATATATTTCTGGAGCCGGTGGAATCCGACGGCCAGCTGAATATATCAGGGATCAGGCTGAAGGTGTTATATCAAGCCGTGCAGGAGCAGTTTCAGTTCGATGTGAATGAGGGTGTCCTCGGCCTCTCAGCCTCTTATCATTTCGATCTTCGCGGCCAGGCTCCTCAGGCCACGGTGAAGAATGGAAAGGTTTCGATTGACGATTTAGCTCTCGTGGAGCGGGGTGGCATTGATCCCGTTGTAACCGTGCCGGTGTTTCATGTGGAGGGGATTCAACTGGATCTCCAGCAACAGACCGTCGAGGTCGCCAAGGTCCATTCAGCCGATGCCCGGTTTGATGCCTGGATGGCACCAAACGGTGTGCTTAATTATCAAACACTATTTTCGCCTGTGGGTGGAGAGGGAAAGACGGAGCCACCGTCGCCTGTGAAGGCCACGTCGGAGAAGCCAGCCAAACCTTGGGCGATCACGGTCGACGAAATCGGTCTGAAGAACTACAGTGCGTCGTATGAGGATCGGACGCTCCCCAAGCCTGCCCATGTGGATGTCGACAGGATGAATCTGACCGTGAAGGATGTGCAGATTCCATTCAAGAAGCCGCTACCGGTCGATCTGTCCCTGAAACTGAATGAGACGGGTGCGATTGGGGTGAAGGGAACGGTGACGGTCGAACCGTTGAAAGCTGACGCAAATCTTAAGTTGGAGCACATCGAGATCCATCCTTTTCAACCCTATCTCGATCAGTTCCTCAATGCAGAAGTGCGGGACGGTGCGGTTGATCTTGATGGAGCGGTGCATTTTTCCAAGGCACATGACAACGGGCCCATGCTGCAGTTTCAGGGGAACCTAGGGGTAAGTCAGCTGGCGATCGGGGAGCGAAACATTCTCACTGATGCCGTGACGTGGAAAGCGCTGAACTTGAATCGGGTTGCACTGGACGTCGAGCCAACGGCCGTGAAAATCGAAGAAATCGTCTGGCAAGAACCAAATGCACAGATTGTCATCGGTAGCGATGGGAAACTGAATCTCTCGCGGTTCGCCGCCTCATCTCCGCCGACTGAGCAGGCGCCGCCTCAGAAAGAGCCCGGAGGGGAAAAGTCGCAAGGCAAACCGGCGGAGCCCGTGCCTGTCAGGATTGATCAGATCAAGCTGGTGAGGTTGGCCGCGACGTTTGAGGATCAGTCGATTGAGCCTAAGGTCAAGTTCGGTCTCACGGATTTTGGCGGGACCATCAAGGGATTATCCTCCAAGCAGATCAAGAAAGCCGACGTCAATCTGGCTGGGAAAGTGGGACGAACCGCGCCGTTTAAGATCATCGGAAAGATCAACCCGTTGAGCGAGGATGCCTTCACGGACTTGGTCATCACGCTGGCCGGTATGGATCTGAGACCGGGCGGTCCATACAGCGGCAAGTACGTGGGATACGGATTATCTAAAGGGAAGTTGTCGCTCGACCTGAAGTACAAGGTGTCTGAAAAGATATTAGAAGCCGAAAACCTGGTTCATGTCGATCAACTCACGTTTGGGGAGAAGACCAATAGTCCGGATGCCACCTCGCTGCCTGTCCCGCTGGTCGTGGGACTGCTGAAGGATCGCAAGGGCCAGATTGAGATCGACATGCCGATTCGGGGTAACCTCAACGACCCGGATTTCAAGTACGGCAAGGTCGTGATTTCAACATTGCTCAATCTCCTGACCAAAGTGGTTGCGTCGCCGTTTTCCTTAATGGGCAAGTTGGTGCCTGGGGGAGGGGAGAACGAGGACGGTCTGCAGTTCATTGAGTTCCACCCAGGCAGCACCTCGTTGACTGACGACGATATGAAGAAGCTTGAGGCTTTGGAGACGGCGCTCGAGGAGCGAGCCGGACTCCGATTGGATGTCAAAGGAACGTTCGATACGACAGTGGACCGGGCGGCCCTTCAGGCGATGAAACTCCAGGATCAACTCTTTGAAATGAGCGGGAAGCCCAGAAGGATGACAGGTTCTGAGGGCGACACGCTTTCCCCCAAAGATGAGCAACGACTGCTGGAAAAACTGTATGCAAAGCTTCCTCCGCCTGATCCGGCCACCACCTCGACGGTGTCTGCCCAACCAACCACCGAGGAGATGAAACAACGAGTGGCCGCAGCTATCGTGATTTCTGATGCTGAGTTAGAGGCATTAGCTCGACAACGCGCGGAGGTCGTTCGGAATGTGTTGCTGGAAAGTGGACGGTTGACTGAGGAACGAGTCGTCCTACTGGATCCGGGAGCGGCAGAGTCCGGGCATGAGAAGGTGCGCACGCAATTGGCACTCGCCGCCGGCTCCTAA
- a CDS encoding Fic family protein — MATPADKLAASLAVLKKLQDEGRVALRARDMTRTYRERLLKAGFIREVMKGWYIPCRPDEPPGESTSWYASFWAFCTSYLESRFAKNWCVSPEQSISLHTGNWTVPRQLLVRSPRGNNKPTELLHDTSVFDVRLELPPAADRTVKDGVRLYQLHAALLGCSQAHFAAHPTEMRAALAMVEDASGLLSRLLEGGHSIIAGRLAGAFRNIGRDRIADEILGAMQAAGYTVSESDPFETPSPVVFGTRESSPYVNRMRMDWARMRDDVRRLFPDAPGRPANVAAYLKRVEEIYVNDAYNSLSIEGYKVSAALIEKVRTGHWNPDSDQGDQDQRNALAARGYWQTFQAVKRSIEQVLRGENAGRIADHDHVKWYRELFGPSVRAGILRPADLAGYRNGPVYIRRSMHTPPNVEAVRQLMPAFFELLQQENEPSVRVVLGHFMFVYIHPYMDGNGRIGRFLMNLMLASGGYPWTVIPLERRADYLTALERASVEGDIKPFTKFLAGLVRTGATQQAP; from the coding sequence ATGGCCACGCCCGCCGACAAACTCGCCGCTTCGCTAGCCGTGCTGAAGAAGCTTCAGGATGAGGGCCGGGTTGCGCTTCGGGCCCGCGACATGACTCGCACGTACCGGGAGCGGTTGCTCAAAGCCGGGTTTATCCGGGAAGTGATGAAGGGCTGGTACATCCCGTGCCGACCGGACGAGCCACCAGGAGAAAGTACCTCCTGGTACGCCTCGTTCTGGGCGTTTTGCACCTCCTATTTGGAATCCCGGTTTGCAAAAAACTGGTGTGTCAGCCCCGAGCAATCTATCAGTCTGCACACGGGCAACTGGACGGTGCCGCGCCAGTTGCTGGTGCGTTCCCCGCGTGGGAACAACAAGCCGACCGAACTGCTTCACGACACGTCGGTGTTTGACGTTCGCCTTGAATTGCCGCCTGCCGCCGACCGGACCGTGAAAGACGGGGTGCGGCTCTATCAATTGCATGCCGCATTGCTGGGCTGCTCGCAAGCACACTTTGCCGCACACCCCACCGAGATGCGTGCGGCGCTGGCCATGGTAGAGGATGCGTCCGGCCTGCTCAGCCGCTTGCTGGAAGGCGGGCACAGTATTATCGCCGGGCGGCTGGCGGGGGCGTTTCGCAATATCGGACGTGACAGGATCGCCGATGAGATTCTGGGTGCGATGCAGGCCGCCGGATATACGGTGAGCGAGAGCGATCCGTTCGAGACCCCCTCACCCGTTGTATTCGGCACGCGGGAGAGTTCTCCCTACGTCAACCGGATGCGCATGGACTGGGCACGTATGCGTGATGACGTGCGCCGCCTGTTCCCGGACGCGCCGGGGCGTCCCGCGAATGTCGCTGCGTACTTGAAACGGGTAGAGGAAATCTATGTGAACGATGCCTACAATTCACTGTCCATCGAAGGCTACAAAGTCAGCGCGGCGCTTATCGAGAAAGTCCGCACCGGTCACTGGAACCCTGACAGTGACCAGGGAGACCAGGATCAGCGCAATGCGCTGGCCGCACGCGGCTACTGGCAGACGTTCCAGGCGGTCAAGCGGAGTATCGAACAGGTCCTGCGCGGCGAAAACGCCGGGCGCATCGCCGACCACGACCACGTCAAGTGGTACCGCGAATTGTTCGGCCCCAGCGTGAGGGCGGGCATTCTGCGCCCCGCCGATCTGGCCGGATACCGCAACGGGCCGGTCTATATCCGGCGCTCCATGCATACGCCGCCGAACGTCGAAGCCGTGCGCCAACTCATGCCCGCATTCTTTGAATTGTTGCAACAGGAGAACGAGCCTTCCGTTCGTGTGGTCCTCGGACATTTCATGTTCGTCTATATCCATCCCTACATGGATGGGAACGGGCGCATAGGCCGGTTCCTGATGAATCTCATGCTGGCCTCCGGCGGCTATCCCTGGACCGTCATTCCGCTGGAGCGCCGCGCCGACTACCTAACTGCGCTCGAACGCGCCAGCGTCGAGGGCGACATCAAGCCATTCACAAAATTTCTGGCGGGGTTGGTGAGAACGGGTGCAACACAACAGGCACCATAA
- a CDS encoding peroxiredoxin produces MAIRLGDDAPNFTAETTEGTINFHEWLGNGWGILFSHPKDYTPVCTTELGTVAKISPEFKKRGVKVIAVSVDPMDSHKGWINDINETQKTTMNYPIIADPDKKVATLYDMIHPNAIDNMTVRSVFIIGPDKKVKLTLTYPASCGRNFDELMRVIDSLQLTSKYKVATPANWRDGEDCIITPAVGDAEAQQLFPKGFTTVKPYLRYTPQPNR; encoded by the coding sequence ATGGCGATTCGATTGGGCGATGACGCGCCGAATTTTACGGCGGAGACGACAGAGGGGACGATTAATTTCCATGAATGGTTGGGGAACGGCTGGGGCATTCTGTTTTCTCATCCTAAGGACTACACCCCAGTCTGTACGACGGAGTTAGGTACGGTCGCCAAGATCTCTCCGGAATTCAAAAAACGAGGAGTCAAGGTGATCGCCGTGAGTGTGGATCCAATGGATTCTCATAAGGGGTGGATCAATGATATTAACGAGACGCAAAAGACGACGATGAACTATCCTATCATCGCTGACCCGGATAAGAAGGTCGCGACGCTCTATGACATGATTCACCCGAATGCGATCGATAACATGACGGTGCGGTCGGTCTTCATCATTGGCCCGGATAAGAAGGTGAAGCTGACATTGACCTACCCGGCCTCCTGTGGCCGGAACTTCGATGAGCTAATGCGCGTCATCGATTCATTGCAACTCACGTCCAAATATAAAGTCGCCACTCCAGCAAACTGGAGGGATGGCGAGGATTGCATCATTACTCCCGCAGTGGGTGATGCAGAAGCGCAACAGTTGTTTCCTAAAGGCTTCACGACGGTCAAGCCATACCTCCGCTATACTCCCCAACCGAACCGTTAG